A genomic window from Silene latifolia isolate original U9 population chromosome 11, ASM4854445v1, whole genome shotgun sequence includes:
- the LOC141612829 gene encoding uncharacterized protein LOC141612829: MSFKKSIQKTKKFLHKTLKNLKKFPFEKHGNLPRTLFINPLSCMIINQKVHQHDLPIPCDVIEHSNQSLPDKSSFINLANDTTKDDHKTAIVAKIEPSSVTSSCRYTNEGSFSKLANKMKELEMMEVEDEEQDMDVEDALNYYSQLSCPVYVDIVDKFFADMYQEYVLPQPSVSLRSLSSSRRLGPLKL, translated from the coding sequence ATGTCTTTCAAGAAGTCCatacaaaaaaccaaaaaattctTGCATAAAACCCTGAAAAACCTTAAGAAATTCCCATTTGAAAAGCATGGAAATTTACCAAGAACCCTCTTCATAAACCCTTTATCTTGCATGATAATCAACCAAAAAGTCCATCAACATGATCTTCCTATTCCCTGTGATGTCATCGAACACTCTAACCAATCGCTTCCCGACAAGTCATCCTTCATAAACCTTGCAAATGACACTACTAAAGATGATCACAAAACTGCCATAGTCGCGAAAATTGAGCCGAGTTCTGTGACTTCTTCATGTAGGTATACAAATGAAGGGAGTTTTAGCAAGCTAGCAAATAAGATGAAAGAATTGGAAATGATGGAAGTCGAGGATGAAGAACAAGACATGGATGTTGAAGATGCTCTGAATTACTATTCTCAGTTAAGTTGTCCTGTTTATGTTGATATTGTTGATAAGTTCTTCGCGGATATGTATCAAGAATACGTTCTTCCTCAGCCGTCTGTTAGCTTAAGGTCGCTCTCGTCTAGCCGTAGACTTGGCCCTTTGAAGCTGTAa